Sequence from the Terriglobales bacterium genome:
CTCCGACTGGCCGCGGGCGCGCACGGCCGCCTCGAAGCGCGGGAACAGAGGCGCCTGGCTGGTGTGGGAGCGGAAGGCGGCGATCTTGGTCTCGACGTGCTCGGCGATGTCAATCACGGCGGTGGCCGGCGGCAACGACACTGGCTGGCGGTCGGGCAGGGTGAACAGCGCCGTGGCGTAGTAGAGCTTTTGCGGACGATGCGGCGCCACGCCGTCCGAGAGCTGCTCGCGGTAGCGGTCGGTGCGCCCCGCCGAGTGGAAGGCCATGGTGGCGAAGAGTGAGACCATGGCGTGGTCGGTGTGGCCGGTGATTGCGCCCTCGGGGCCGAAGGTCATGATCACCTGCGGGCGGATCTTGCGGACGCGCGCCGTAAGGCCGGCGACCACGGTGCGGTAGTCCACGCGGTCGAGGCCGCCGTCGGGATAGTCGAGCACCTCACCGCAGGTGATCTTGAGAAGTTCGCAGGAGGCGGCGAACTCCTTGCGCCGCATGGCGGCCAGCTCCTCACCCGATGCCGTGCCGCCGCGGTTGGTGGCCGCCTGGCCCGGCGTCAAGCAGATGACGTAGGTTTCCACACCGCTCAGCCGGTAGCGCAAGAGCGAGCCGCCGAAGCCGCCAGCTTCGTCATCGGGATGAGCGGTCACGCACAGCAGCCGTCGCACAGTCCGTCCCTCCGGGAAAAACTCTGTTTACGCTGAGACGAGATGCCCGGCTCCGGGCCTCCGCTTCATTTAATCATGGCGGAGCGGGAGGGCGGTACCTTCGGCGTCCTCGGCGTCTTGTTCCTGCAGCATGAACTCCATAAGCTCTTGCGGGCGGGTGGAGTCCCACACGGGCGCGAAGGACTGCCGGTGCATGGGCGAAGGCCCGTGCAAGGCCAGGCTCTCGAGGTGTTGCGGAGTGCCGTAGCCTTTGTGCGCCGCCAAACCGTACTGGGGAAAGACGCCGTCCCATTGGCGGAGCAGGCGGTCGCGCTCGACTTTGGCGAGGATGGAGGCGGCAGCCACGGAGGCGCTGCGGGCGTCGCCGTGAATGATGCGCGTCTGCGAGCAGGCCCAGTCGAGGACCATGGCGTCCACCAGCAGGTGGTCGGGGGCGGGTGCGAGCTGGGCGACGGCCTGGCGCATGGCCAGCCGCGAGGCTTGATAGATGTTGATGCGGTCGATCTCGGCGGCGTCGACTTCGGAGACGGCGCAGCCGAGGGCGCGTTCGCGGATGCGCTCCGCCAGCGCCTCGCGAACTTTCTGGGAAATCAGCTTCGAATCGCGCAGACCGCGGATGGGGCGCTCCGGGTCGAGGATGACGGCCGCAGCCACCACGGGGCCGAAGAGCGAGCCGCGCCCGGCCTCGTCCACGCCGGCCACGCGGCGCGCGCCAGCCTGCCACGCCTGGCGCTCAAAGCGCAGGGTGCAGCGGAGTCTCTTGAGGAAACGAAGTTTTCGGGCGGCGGGAGAGAGGGAATCACCTTCGAGTTGGAGTCTGGCTGGCGCCAAGGCGACGCGGTGCAGGTTGCTGGTGCACAGTGTCGCCCGGATCCAGGAATCCTGCAACGGAAATCACTTACTCGGCGCGCTCGACCTCGCGCAGGCGGGCGGCCTTGCCCTTGAGGCCGCGCAGATAAAAGAGGCGCGCGCGGCGGACGCGTGAGGAACGCACCACTTCCACCTTGTCGATGACCTTGGAATGCAGCGGGAAGATGCGCTCCACGCCCTGTCCGAAGCTCACCTTGCGCACGGTGAAGCTGCCGTGGGGGCCACGGCTGCGCGCGATGACGGTGCCCTCGAAGGCCTGCAGGCGTTCCTTGTCGCCTTCCCGGATCTTTACGTGGACGCGGACGGTGTCGCCCGCGGCGAACTCCGGCAGGTCGGTGCGCCGCAGTTTGGCGGCAATCTTTTCCATGATGGCGTTCTGAGACATTGTGTCGTTCCTCTCGTTCTAAAGTTTTTCTTGCCGGATCCCGGCCAGCAGGCTCCGGTCTTCCTCGCTGAGCGCAGCCCCCTGAAGCAGTTCGGGGCGGTTGCGCAGCGTCTTCTCCAGCGTGCGACTGCGACGCCAGCGGCGGATCTGGTCGTGGTTGCCCGAGACCAGCACCTCCGGCACCCCCAGCCCGCGAAACTCCGCCGGCCGCGTGTAGTGCGGGTAATCCAGCAGCCCGCCGGAGCTGCAAGTCGAATTCGGACCCGCTCCTGGCACAGATGCCGCCGGATGCGTCCCGGTAAAGCTTTCCTGCCGCGCCGAAGCCTCGTTCCCCAGCGCCCCGGGAATCAGCCGGGTGACTGCATCCACGACGATGGCGGCAGCCAGCTCGCCGCCGCTGAGCACGTAGTCGCCGACCGAAATCTCGCGGTCGGCCAGAAACTCGCCCACGCGCTCGTCCACGCCCTCGTAGCGGCCACAGATCAAAGTCAAACGCTCCAGTCCCGCCAGCCGCTCCGCCATGCTCTGGTGGAACAACTGGCCCTGCGCCGAGAGCAGCACCACCGATTCCTTCGCCGCGCCCGACAGCCGCGCCTCCCGCGGCGCCACCTGCAATGACTCGGCGCACTCGAAGATGGGTTCGGGCTTGAGCACCATCCCTTCGCCGCCGCCGAAGGGCCGGTCATCCACGGTGCGGTGCCGATCGTGGGCAAAAGCCCGGAGGTCGTGCACTGCAACCGTAACCAGTTTCGCCTCGCGCGCCCGGCGCACGATGCCGTGCTCCAGAGGCCCGCGAAAAAACTCGGGGAAAATCGTAAGAATCTCGAACGTCATTTTGTGCGGCCGCTCCAGTCGCCCGCGCGCCCGGCGTCCCGCTGCGCCCGCTTCTCCTCGTCCGTCAGCGGCGCTCCAATCTCCAGCATCCCCGGCGGCAGCCGCAGCGCTACGCGTCGAAGCTCCACGTCCACGTTCTCCACGAACTCGGCGGCGAAGGGGATCAGGTGCTCCCCGGCCTCCGACTTTACCTGCAGCAGCGGCGCCTCACCGGCGCCGAACTGAACTTCGGCAATCACTCCCAGCGAGTGCCCGCGGTCGAGCACCTCACAGCCGATCAGGTCACTGACGTACGCCGCGTCCTGGGGCAGCGGTGCGCGCTCCTCGCGTGGGATCTGGAGCTCGCAGCCGGCGAGCGCCTGAGCCTGCTCGATGGAATCCACGCCGCGGAACTTCAAAACCACGCGGCCCTTGTGGAGCCAGTGCGCTTCCAACTCCAACTCGCGGCGTCCGCTCGCATCCGCCACAAACAACTTCCGGCGCTCGGCAAAGCGCTCGGGAAAATCGGTGAGAAGCTCGGCGGCCACTTCGCCGCGGCGTCCCTGGCTGCGGACCACGCGAGCCACGGTGACGAAGTCGCTCTCCGCCACCTTATTCCAGGATCTCCAGAGTGATGCGTTTGTGCAGCTTCATGCCCGCCGCTCCCAGGATGGTGCGCAGGGAGCGCGCGGTGCGTCCCTGCTTACCGATGACCTTGCCCAGGTCGTTGGGACCGACGCGCAGCTCCAGCACCGTGCCCTGCTCGTCCTCCACCGTTTGCACGGAAACCTGTTCCGGCTCGTCGACCAGCGCTTTCGCGATCTGCTCGACCAACATCCGGATATCCCCACCCTGCTCGCTGGTCATACGCGACTCCTGGAATGGCGTGGGGCCGGCCCTTGGGATGTCTCCGCGGAAGAAGCTTCTTAGGCGGCCGTTCCCGCAGGGGCGGGCACGGGTTTCAAGAGCAGCTTGCCGACTCTTCCGGACACCTGCGCGCCCTTGGACTGCCAATACTCGATGCGGTCGCGCTTCAGCTCGACCTGAGCCGGGCTGGTGCGGGGATTGTACGTCCCCACCACCTCCAGCGCGCGGCCGTTGCGCGCACGCTCCTTCTCGATGACGACGATCCGATAATGAGGCTGCTTGCGGGCGCCAACGCGCGCCAGCCGTATCATTAACACTGTAAGAGTTCTCCCTTTCCTGCGGTTTCCCGAGAGTTAAGACAATCGTCGATTATCCCGTAAATACTGGCGTTTTGCAACTGCGGCGCTAGGGGAGGCGCAGGCGTTCCAGCAGCTCGGCGGGCTCGGCGCGGCGCATGTGGTCGGCGTCGGCGAAGGCGTAGAGCACGGCGCCGTCGTGCTCCAGGATGTAGGTGGCGGGGAGGGGCAGCTCCCAGGATAGGTCGCCGTTCGAGTTCGGCAGGTTGATGAAGATGCTGCGGTAGAGCTGCTCCAGCTCCTGCGGCAGGCGGTACGCCAGCCCGAACTGGCGCGCCACACGGTTGCCGGGGTCGCTGAGGACGGGAAAGCGGAGCTCATGCTGGTCGGCGGTGAAGCCGGAGTGCTTCGGGGTCTGCGGCGAGATGGCGACCAGCGACGCTCCTGCCTCATGGATCTGTGGCAGGACAGCCTGGAGGGACTCCAGCTCCGCCACGCAGTACGGACACCAGCGCCCGCGGTAGAAGCTGATAACCAGCCGGCCGCGGGAGAGGGCATCCGCCGAGCGGAAAGTCTTGCGGTTGCCATCCGCCAACTCGAACTCCGGCGCGTTCGCGCCTACAGGCAGCACGCGCTCGGCAATTCCGGACTGGCGCAGCTCCTCGATGGCCCGTTCGGTGATGGCGAGCTTCTCCGCCGGGACGTAGGCTCGAGTGTTCGCCTGGATCTCCTCCAGGCGCGCGCGCAGGGTGGCGTGCGCCGTGGTTTCCACTTCCGGATTGGAGCCGCGCCACTTCAAGAGGGAGAGATTACCTTTGCCTCATCATCCCCGCGAGTCCGCGGCCGAAGCCGGGCTTGCCCATGGACTTGAACATCTTGCGCATCTGGGCGTACTGGCGCAGCAGGTGGTTCACCTGCTGGACGGTGGTGCCGGAGCCGCGCGCGATGCGCTTGCGCCGGCTGCCGTTGATGACCTCGTGGTGCTCGCGCTCGTGGGCCGTCATGGAGTTGATGATGGCCTCCACGCGCAGCAGCTCGCGCTCGTCAATCTGGTCCGCGGCCTTGTTCAGTCCCTGAAAGGGGCCGACGCTGGGCAGCATCTTGGCGATGCTGGAGAGTGACCCGAGCTTCTTCACCTGGCGCAGCTGGTCGCGAAAATCTCCGAGCGAGAAGCCGCCGCCGGTGATGGCTTTGGCGGCGAACTCCGCCGCCTTCTTCTTGTCGATGTGTTCTTCCGCCTTCTCGATGAGGGAGAGGACATCGCCCATGCCCAGGAT
This genomic interval carries:
- a CDS encoding PIG-L family deacetylase gives rise to the protein MRRLLCVTAHPDDEAGGFGGSLLRYRLSGVETYVICLTPGQAATNRGGTASGEELAAMRRKEFAASCELLKITCGEVLDYPDGGLDRVDYRTVVAGLTARVRKIRPQVIMTFGPEGAITGHTDHAMVSLFATMAFHSAGRTDRYREQLSDGVAPHRPQKLYYATALFTLPDRQPVSLPPATAVIDIAEHVETKIAAFRSHTSQAPLFPRFEAAVRARGQSEFFHLAAANTPRKMENETDLFAGITEE
- a CDS encoding ribonuclease HII, giving the protein MAPARLQLEGDSLSPAARKLRFLKRLRCTLRFERQAWQAGARRVAGVDEAGRGSLFGPVVAAAVILDPERPIRGLRDSKLISQKVREALAERIRERALGCAVSEVDAAEIDRINIYQASRLAMRQAVAQLAPAPDHLLVDAMVLDWACSQTRIIHGDARSASVAAASILAKVERDRLLRQWDGVFPQYGLAAHKGYGTPQHLESLALHGPSPMHRQSFAPVWDSTRPQELMEFMLQEQDAEDAEGTALPLRHD
- the rplS gene encoding 50S ribosomal protein L19, whose translation is MEKIAAKLRRTDLPEFAAGDTVRVHVKIREGDKERLQAFEGTVIARSRGPHGSFTVRKVSFGQGVERIFPLHSKVIDKVEVVRSSRVRRARLFYLRGLKGKAARLREVERAE
- the trmD gene encoding tRNA (guanosine(37)-N1)-methyltransferase TrmD, coding for MTFEILTIFPEFFRGPLEHGIVRRAREAKLVTVAVHDLRAFAHDRHRTVDDRPFGGGEGMVLKPEPIFECAESLQVAPREARLSGAAKESVVLLSAQGQLFHQSMAERLAGLERLTLICGRYEGVDERVGEFLADREISVGDYVLSGGELAAAIVVDAVTRLIPGALGNEASARQESFTGTHPAASVPGAGPNSTCSSGGLLDYPHYTRPAEFRGLGVPEVLVSGNHDQIRRWRRSRTLEKTLRNRPELLQGAALSEEDRSLLAGIRQEKL
- the rimM gene encoding ribosome maturation factor RimM (Essential for efficient processing of 16S rRNA); translation: MAESDFVTVARVVRSQGRRGEVAAELLTDFPERFAERRKLFVADASGRRELELEAHWLHKGRVVLKFRGVDSIEQAQALAGCELQIPREERAPLPQDAAYVSDLIGCEVLDRGHSLGVIAEVQFGAGEAPLLQVKSEAGEHLIPFAAEFVENVDVELRRVALRLPPGMLEIGAPLTDEEKRAQRDAGRAGDWSGRTK
- a CDS encoding KH domain-containing protein; translation: MTSEQGGDIRMLVEQIAKALVDEPEQVSVQTVEDEQGTVLELRVGPNDLGKVIGKQGRTARSLRTILGAAGMKLHKRITLEILE
- the rpsP gene encoding 30S ribosomal protein S16, producing MIRLARVGARKQPHYRIVVIEKERARNGRALEVVGTYNPRTSPAQVELKRDRIEYWQSKGAQVSGRVGKLLLKPVPAPAGTAA
- a CDS encoding peroxiredoxin-like family protein, coding for MKWRGSNPEVETTAHATLRARLEEIQANTRAYVPAEKLAITERAIEELRQSGIAERVLPVGANAPEFELADGNRKTFRSADALSRGRLVISFYRGRWCPYCVAELESLQAVLPQIHEAGASLVAISPQTPKHSGFTADQHELRFPVLSDPGNRVARQFGLAYRLPQELEQLYRSIFINLPNSNGDLSWELPLPATYILEHDGAVLYAFADADHMRRAEPAELLERLRLP
- a CDS encoding signal recognition particle protein encodes the protein LALTGVILTKMDGDARGGAALSIRHVTGQPIKFLGVGEKYDALEPFHPDRIVGRILGMGDVLSLIEKAEEHIDKKKAAEFAAKAITGGGFSLGDFRDQLRQVKKLGSLSSIAKMLPSVGPFQGLNKAADQIDERELLRVEAIINSMTAHEREHHEVINGSRRKRIARGSGTTVQQVNHLLRQYAQMRKMFKSMGKPGFGRGLAGMMRQR